The segment GAGCTGGAAAAGCTGATCGCGAGCGCCGATGTGCTGGTTCAGAACTTGAAGCCGGGCTCGATGGACAAGCTCGGCTTCTCGCGCGAGCGGCTGTTGAAGGACTATCCAAGGCTGATCTCGTGCACGATCACCGGCTATGGCGACGAGGGCCCCTACGCCCACCGCAAGGCCTATGATCTCCTGATCCAGGCCGAGAGCGGCCTTGCCTCGATCACCGGCAATCCCGACGGCGCCTCGCGTGTCGGCATGTCCATCGTCGACGTCGCGACCGGCGCGACCGCGCATGCGGCGATTCTGGAGGCGCTGATCGCGCGCGGCCGCACCGGCAAGGGTGCCGATATCCGCATCTCCATGTTCGACGTGATGGCGGACTGGTGCACCGTGCCGCTGCTCAACGCGGAGGCCGGCAATCCGCCGAAGCGCATGGGGCTGCGCCACCCCTCGATCGCGCCCTATGGCGTGTTCACCTCGAAGGATGGCAAGGACATCCTGATCTCGATCCAGAGCGAGCGCGAGTGGAAAACGCTTTGCGCCGAGGTGCTGGACCAGCCTGACCTCCCCAAGGATCCCCGCGTCGCCAACGGCGTCGAGCGCGTGCGCAACCGCGATTTCACCGACAGGACGGTGGCAGAGGCCTTCGGCAGCATGACGCGCGACGAGCTGTTGAAGCGGCTGTCGGAGGCCGACATCGCCTTTGCCGAGGTCAACGCCATGGCCGACCTCAGCCACCATCCGCATCTGCGGCGCATCGAGGTGGAAACGCCGAACGGCCGCGTCAGCTATCCGGCGCCGGCACCAATCATCGTCGGCGAGACGCGCGCCTATGGCGCGGTGCCCGCCATCGGCGAGAAACCTGCCAGGAAGT is part of the Bradyrhizobium commune genome and harbors:
- a CDS encoding CaiB/BaiF CoA transferase family protein; the protein is MGALDGIRVIAVEQAVAAPFCSSRLADAGAEVIKIERPEGDFARGYDAAAKGQSSYFVWLNRGKQSAVVDLATKEGRAELEKLIASADVLVQNLKPGSMDKLGFSRERLLKDYPRLISCTITGYGDEGPYAHRKAYDLLIQAESGLASITGNPDGASRVGMSIVDVATGATAHAAILEALIARGRTGKGADIRISMFDVMADWCTVPLLNAEAGNPPKRMGLRHPSIAPYGVFTSKDGKDILISIQSEREWKTLCAEVLDQPDLPKDPRVANGVERVRNRDFTDRTVAEAFGSMTRDELLKRLSEADIAFAEVNAMADLSHHPHLRRIEVETPNGRVSYPAPAPIIVGETRAYGAVPAIGEKPARKS